A stretch of Methanosphaerula palustris E1-9c DNA encodes these proteins:
- a CDS encoding oligosaccharide flippase family protein, with the protein MEIKTIDKFTKQFPWNLAANIAYFLVSIIIGVLLVPYFISTLGIAAYGLIPLVTSITGYVAIIVQSLNTAVTRFLTVDLQHEDYGAANKTFSTAFFGLTAIVLLMVPVVIAVAFFVPAIFKVPSGQEQGVIFLFLGVCGSVLLRAWSGNFTVQLFAYNRLDLQNIVNLTNLFVQTVLIVILFILLGPDLAFVGAAFLVGAIVASMVSIILAKGICPFLNVSIRDFDRTRVRNLLSMGGWVMIDQVGALFLFQVDLIVVNLLFGAIPTGEYAIAQQWGQFLRSIAFTLAAVLAPTILSFYALSRTDSLVQMTSSAIKFLGLSMALPAGLICGFSPQLLTIWVGPEYARLAPLLVLLTAPNAIIMAVQPLFSVNIAYNRVRIPGIVTIIFGTANFILAIAFSLVPGLGYYGVALANFLILTVRHILFVPWYASRIQQISIVNFITPLIPGTVALLIIGGVIACIAMVFSINSIMSLIICGTVIAIIYGVMVLRFGLTEFEKQLIVSLIPSGRIKTKIERRM; encoded by the coding sequence GTGGAGATCAAAACAATCGATAAATTCACCAAACAGTTCCCGTGGAACCTCGCCGCGAATATCGCCTATTTTTTGGTCAGTATTATCATTGGAGTTCTCCTCGTCCCGTATTTTATCTCCACGCTAGGAATCGCTGCGTATGGCCTTATACCACTTGTAACTTCCATTACGGGTTACGTTGCGATCATTGTCCAATCACTCAATACTGCAGTCACACGCTTCCTGACCGTTGACCTTCAACACGAAGACTACGGGGCGGCTAATAAAACCTTTAGTACAGCCTTTTTTGGATTGACAGCCATCGTCCTGCTGATGGTCCCCGTCGTTATAGCAGTAGCGTTTTTCGTCCCTGCTATCTTCAAAGTCCCATCTGGTCAGGAACAGGGCGTAATTTTTCTTTTTCTCGGTGTCTGTGGATCTGTTCTTTTAAGGGCTTGGAGCGGAAACTTCACGGTTCAGCTCTTCGCTTATAATCGCCTCGATCTCCAGAACATCGTCAACCTGACAAATCTTTTCGTTCAAACGGTGTTAATTGTCATTCTTTTTATACTGCTCGGCCCTGACCTTGCCTTTGTTGGTGCAGCTTTCCTTGTGGGAGCAATCGTAGCATCCATGGTTTCAATCATCCTAGCCAAGGGAATCTGCCCATTTCTCAACGTTTCAATTCGTGATTTCGACAGAACAAGAGTGCGCAACCTGCTGAGCATGGGTGGCTGGGTTATGATTGACCAAGTGGGAGCATTGTTCTTATTTCAGGTAGATCTAATCGTGGTGAACTTGCTATTCGGGGCGATTCCTACCGGCGAATATGCTATCGCCCAACAATGGGGGCAATTTTTACGTTCAATAGCATTCACGCTTGCAGCTGTATTAGCCCCAACAATTTTGAGTTTCTATGCACTTAGTCGAACAGATTCCCTGGTTCAAATGACTTCGAGCGCGATAAAATTCTTGGGACTTTCCATGGCCTTACCAGCGGGTCTTATCTGTGGTTTTTCCCCTCAATTGCTAACAATATGGGTAGGTCCAGAATATGCCAGACTGGCACCACTCCTGGTGCTCCTTACAGCTCCTAATGCAATTATTATGGCCGTTCAACCACTTTTTTCGGTAAACATAGCATATAATAGAGTTAGGATACCAGGCATAGTCACAATCATCTTTGGAACTGCGAATTTTATATTGGCTATCGCCTTTTCGTTAGTTCCAGGATTGGGATATTACGGGGTTGCACTGGCCAATTTCCTAATTCTCACTGTAAGGCATATTCTCTTTGTTCCGTGGTACGCTTCCAGGATTCAACAAATTTCAATAGTAAATTTCATCACACCGTTGATTCCCGGGACGGTTGCCCTATTAATCATAGGAGGGGTAATCGCCTGTATAGCAATGGTCTTTTCCATTAATTCCATCATGTCATTGATAATTTGTGGAACAGTGATTGCAATCATTTATGGTGTCATGGTTCTTAGATTTGGCCTCACCGAATTTGAGAAACAGTTAATTGTATCATTGATTCCTTCAGGACGGATTAAAACAAAAATTGAGAGGAGAATGTGA
- a CDS encoding glycosyltransferase family 4 protein yields the protein MLNNFGTLGGVQIATLNLAEQLIQLGHEVHIVTFAPNKKPFCNLDNNLYKVHIIHPIIPIKNPYFSFLGIILYIFPSFKVVRKVGADIVHVQHFSPALSAYIIKKVLKIPYVISVHGENNCYTERGPIVSAVLKWIRPLLPEIQNAAAIVSLTQNTKKDIEKCFKKESIVIPNGVNLKLFTLNKDRPFLDPLVPRIICISRLNEQKGIEYALHAVKLLKKDFPRIKLIIIGDGECRHSLEDQAIDLKLANNVIFLGEVPNEDLVKHLYDSNVFLLPSFREGFSLSLLEAMASGLPVVATPVGSNPLIKIWNNGYLVPIKDSGAIYHAIRGIISDPEKWEIFSRNSIKNAQKYSWEKVAKKYEEQYYLILGKYQK from the coding sequence GTGCTGAATAATTTTGGGACACTGGGGGGCGTGCAAATAGCTACCCTAAATCTGGCAGAGCAATTAATCCAATTAGGTCACGAAGTTCATATTGTTACATTCGCACCGAATAAAAAGCCATTCTGTAACTTGGATAACAACTTATACAAGGTACATATAATTCATCCCATTATTCCAATAAAAAATCCATATTTTTCGTTCTTAGGAATTATACTCTATATTTTTCCATCATTCAAAGTCGTGAGGAAAGTCGGAGCCGATATCGTTCATGTTCAGCATTTTTCTCCAGCATTGTCTGCGTATATAATAAAAAAAGTTTTAAAAATTCCTTATGTGATTTCTGTCCACGGTGAAAACAATTGTTATACGGAACGGGGACCAATTGTTTCAGCAGTGTTAAAATGGATTAGACCATTATTACCTGAAATTCAAAATGCTGCTGCTATTGTTTCCCTTACTCAGAATACAAAAAAAGATATCGAGAAATGTTTTAAAAAAGAGTCAATAGTCATCCCAAACGGAGTAAATCTGAAATTATTTACTCTAAATAAAGATCGTCCCTTTTTAGATCCGTTGGTTCCCAGGATCATATGTATATCAAGGTTGAATGAACAGAAAGGCATTGAATACGCTTTACATGCGGTAAAATTGTTAAAAAAAGATTTTCCAAGAATCAAATTGATAATTATTGGAGATGGAGAATGTCGTCATTCGCTTGAAGATCAGGCAATTGATTTAAAATTAGCAAACAATGTAATTTTTCTTGGGGAGGTTCCGAATGAAGATCTTGTGAAACATTTGTATGATTCGAACGTATTTCTGCTTCCCAGTTTTCGCGAAGGATTTTCGTTAAGTTTACTTGAGGCTATGGCATCAGGTCTCCCAGTCGTGGCGACACCTGTCGGGAGTAACCCTTTGATAAAGATTTGGAATAATGGATATTTGGTCCCGATCAAAGACTCAGGTGCCATATATCATGCAATTAGGGGGATAATCTCGGATCCCGAAAAGTGGGAAATATTTTCAAGAAATAGCATAAAAAATGCTCAAAAATATTCCTGGGAGAAAGTTGCCAAAAAATATGAAGAACAATACTATTTGATATTGGGGAAGTATCAAAAATAG